Proteins encoded together in one Branchiostoma lanceolatum isolate klBraLanc5 chromosome 11, klBraLanc5.hap2, whole genome shotgun sequence window:
- the LOC136445306 gene encoding uncharacterized protein, which translates to MATSVKSGRSASPKMMRSRISPFSKLLNQVATGLRQSPDDFSQVKLMLQIDGHLAADVIENLRDPAQMFDELFKLFKVTKTDIDLLEDLVRDAGRMMDFQEGLKEFKRESRYESIEPSPERNAHAIADKLEKLLHNGRYCMFVRSTVFFTVPSPPLDLLACMHARLFPEQEGLTQGAVAKFSSGHASWPWRQGADLCRPWKQSDTLTSDLFIRLGNFKVFDNTIATVALAPRN; encoded by the exons ATGGCGACTTCAGTCAAGTCCGGCCGGTCTGCCAGTCCCAAAATGATGCGGAGTAGGATTTCACCCTTCTCCAAACTTCTAAATCAG GTTGCCACGGGGTTGCGTCAGTCGCCTGACGACTTCTCCCAGGTCAAACTGATGCTGCAGATCGACGGCCATCTTGCCGCTGACGTCATAGAAAACTTGCGCGATCCCGCACAAATGTTCGACGAACTCTTCAAACTTTTTAAG gtGACAAAGACGGACATAGACCTCCTCGAGGACCTGGTGCGAGATGCGGGGCGGATGATGGACTTCCAGGAGGGGCTGAAGGAATTTAAGCGGGAAAGTCGGTACGAAAGCATCGAGCCCTCCCCAGAGAGGAACGCACACGCCATAGCGGACAAGTTGGAAAAACTGTTACACAATGGTAGGTATTGTATGTTTGTGAGAAGTACGGTCTTTTTTACTGTTCCATCTCCACCCCTTGACTTGTTAGCCTGCATgcatgccagactgtttccagagCAAGagggtctaactcagggggCTGTGGCAAAATTTTCATCGGGGCATGCTAGTTGGCCCTGGAGACAGGGAGCTGACCTGtgcaggccctggaaacagtctgacacTCTGACTAGTGACTTATTTATACGCCTGGGTAATTTTAAAGTTTTCGACAACACAATAGCAACTGTTGCATTGGCGCCAAGAAATTAA
- the LOC136445151 gene encoding uncharacterized protein, with amino-acid sequence MLNRSKESSGVLAYLQHYGKVKGFGRERLHVVKSDICSMLGIKRSQFIFIAKYQEEKKEEGYVCIYQLPANRGRKLIAMTKSNDDRLLGLGLRAVRLTGHRRVPLSMPFKEEELYKRTFKKMEELSKLYDQPISALESGILGNQLAKLAEKHEKEKTEVTPTPTKEPERQRLPPISLPPVPRKPTISTSFPVNHLHDENKRLLLQTHSLQESLVSQKLELARKTEQVREKDLQMAHLERQVSMYEQQNTNLHKQGLTMARQLQDMRKQALMLEQRMKEFQIKNDLYRTAARTKMRFGNQMSLARRAIPQVRAVRPRNVLN; translated from the exons ATGTTGA ATAGGTCCAAAGAGAGCAGCGGCGTTCTAGCCTACCTGCAGCACTATGGGAAGGTGAAAGGCTTCGGACGAGAGCGGCTACATGTGGTCAAGAGCGACATCTGTTCCATGTTGGGCATCAAACGCTCACAG TTCATCTTCATCGCCAAGTaccaggaggagaagaaggaggaggggTACGTGTGCATCTACCAGCTTCCCGCCAACAGGGGCAGGAAACTCATCGCCATGACCAAGTCAAACGACGACAGACTTTTAG GGCTTGGACTGAGAGCTGTACGCCTGACGGGGCACAGACGGGTCCCTCTATCCATGCCGTTTAAAGAGGAGGAACTTTACAAGAGGACCTTCAAAAAGATGGAGGAACTCTCCAAACTCTACGACCAGCCCATTTCGGCACTCGAGTCGGGCATCCTCGGAAACCAGCTGGCGAAGCTTGCCGAGAAGCACGAGAAGGAGAAAACCGAAGTGACGCCGACGCCGACGAAAGAGCCCGAGAGGCAACGACTGCCGCCGATCTCTCTCCCGCCGGTGCCGAGGAAGCCCACCATCAGCACCAGCTTTCCCGTAAACCATCTTCACGACGAAAACAAAAGACTTCTCCTCCAGACTCACTCTCTCCAAGAAAGCCTAGTGAGCCAAAAGCTCGAGTTGGCGAGGAAGACGGAACAAGTGAGAGAAAAGGACCTACAAATGGCCCACCTGGAAAGACAGGTGTCCATGTACGAACAGCAGAACACGAACTTACACAAACAGGGGCTCACGATGGCAAGGCAACTTCAAGACATGAGGAAGCAAGCCTTGATGTTGGAGCAGAGAATGAAGGAGTTTCAAATCAAGAACGACTTGTATAGAACGGCCGCGCGAACCAAGATGCGTTTCGGTAATCAGATGTCATTGGCCAGAAGAGCGATCCCACAAGTCCGCGCGGTACGGCCCAGGAACGTTCTGAACTGA